The following coding sequences are from one Paraburkholderia caballeronis window:
- a CDS encoding 4-aminobutyrate--2-oxoglutarate transaminase, protein MKNADLQSRKDAATPRGVGVMCNFYAERAENAELWDVEGRRFIDFAAGIAVLNTGHRHPKIIDAIRAQLDRFTHTAYQVVPYASYVELAEKINHRAPGDFAKKTALFTTGAEAVENAVKIARAATGRPGVIAFAGGFHGRTLMGMALTGKVAPYKLGFGPFPSDVYHAPYPNPLHGVSTADSLKAIETLFKADIDPKRVAAIIFEPVQGEGGFYPAPADFVRGLRQICDAHGILLIADEVQTGFARTGKLFATQYYDVTPDLITIAKSLAGGMPLSGVVGRADVMDAAAPGGLGGTYAGNPLAVAAAHAVLDVIDGENLCERATVLGDRLKAKLATLKADVPQLADVRGPGAMVAAEFCKPGSHEPDAAFTKRVQTLALERGLLLLVCGVYSNVVRFLFPLTIQDNVFDEALAILEDVIREAVGVAA, encoded by the coding sequence GTGAAGAACGCTGATCTGCAGAGCCGCAAGGACGCCGCCACGCCGCGCGGCGTCGGCGTAATGTGCAACTTCTATGCGGAGCGGGCCGAGAACGCGGAACTGTGGGACGTCGAAGGCCGCCGCTTCATCGACTTCGCGGCCGGCATCGCGGTGCTGAATACCGGCCACCGCCATCCGAAGATCATCGACGCGATCCGCGCCCAACTCGACCGCTTCACGCATACCGCTTACCAGGTCGTGCCGTACGCATCGTACGTCGAGCTGGCCGAAAAGATCAACCACCGCGCGCCCGGCGACTTCGCGAAAAAGACCGCGCTCTTCACGACCGGCGCGGAAGCCGTCGAAAACGCCGTGAAGATCGCGCGCGCCGCGACCGGCCGTCCGGGCGTGATCGCGTTCGCGGGCGGCTTTCACGGCCGCACGCTGATGGGCATGGCGCTGACCGGCAAGGTCGCGCCGTACAAGCTCGGCTTCGGTCCGTTCCCGTCGGACGTGTATCACGCGCCGTATCCGAATCCGCTGCACGGCGTCAGCACCGCCGACTCGCTGAAGGCCATCGAGACGCTGTTCAAGGCGGACATCGATCCGAAGCGCGTCGCCGCGATCATCTTCGAGCCGGTGCAGGGCGAAGGCGGCTTTTACCCCGCGCCGGCCGACTTCGTGCGCGGGCTGCGCCAGATCTGCGACGCGCACGGCATCCTGCTGATCGCGGACGAAGTGCAGACCGGTTTCGCGCGCACCGGCAAGCTGTTCGCGACGCAGTATTACGACGTGACGCCGGACCTGATCACGATCGCGAAGAGCCTCGCGGGCGGGATGCCGCTGTCGGGCGTCGTCGGCCGCGCGGACGTGATGGACGCCGCCGCGCCCGGCGGCCTCGGCGGCACCTATGCGGGCAACCCGCTCGCGGTCGCGGCTGCGCATGCGGTGCTCGACGTGATCGACGGCGAAAACCTGTGCGAACGCGCGACCGTGCTCGGCGACCGCCTGAAGGCGAAGCTCGCGACGCTGAAGGCCGACGTCCCGCAGCTCGCGGACGTGCGCGGCCCCGGCGCGATGGTCGCCGCCGAGTTCTGCAAGCCGGGTTCGCACGAGCCGGATGCGGCGTTCACGAAGCGCGTGCAGACGCTCGCGCTCGAACGCGGCCTGCTGCTGCTGGTCTGCGGCGTGTACTCGAACGTCGTGCGCTTCCTGTTCCCGCTGACGATCCAGGACAACGTGTTCGACGAGGCGCTCGCGATCCTCGAAGACGTGATCCGCGAAGCGGTCGGCGTCGCCGCCTGA
- a CDS encoding EamA family transporter: METPVVLLVLLAALMHASWNAFLHLSGDRLWLLGIMSAPYIVASVIGVALLPLPAPGAWPFVGASVVLEIAYCFTLIRAYRSGDFGQIYPIARGLSPLLVFAGAHAFAGEALKPAAIAGVALVSVGIMSLAFRRGMRFSGESVPYALLTGFFIASYSVIDGLGARAAGNGLSYIMWVYLLWNIPQFLLVCHLRGGVRRMFTSAGTVAKGLLAGALALSAYCLVIEAFRYLPIATVSALRELSSIFAVLIGWLFLRERLTARRVVACALVTCGAVLIRL; the protein is encoded by the coding sequence ATGGAAACCCCCGTCGTTCTGCTGGTCCTGCTGGCCGCGCTGATGCACGCGAGCTGGAATGCGTTCCTGCATCTGTCCGGCGACCGCCTGTGGCTGCTCGGCATCATGTCGGCGCCGTACATCGTCGCGAGCGTGATCGGCGTCGCGCTGCTGCCGCTGCCCGCGCCTGGCGCGTGGCCGTTCGTCGGCGCGTCGGTCGTGCTGGAGATCGCGTATTGCTTCACGCTGATCCGCGCCTATCGCAGCGGCGACTTCGGGCAGATCTATCCGATCGCGCGCGGACTGTCGCCGCTGCTCGTGTTCGCGGGCGCGCACGCGTTCGCGGGCGAGGCGCTGAAGCCGGCCGCGATCGCCGGCGTCGCGCTGGTGTCGGTCGGCATCATGTCGCTCGCGTTCCGGCGCGGGATGCGCTTTTCCGGCGAAAGCGTGCCGTACGCGCTGCTCACCGGGTTCTTCATCGCGAGCTACTCGGTGATCGACGGCCTCGGCGCGCGCGCCGCCGGCAACGGGCTCAGCTACATCATGTGGGTGTATCTGCTGTGGAACATCCCGCAGTTCCTGCTCGTCTGCCATCTGCGCGGCGGCGTCCGGCGGATGTTCACGTCGGCGGGCACGGTTGCCAAAGGGCTGCTCGCCGGCGCGCTCGCGCTGTCCGCGTACTGCCTCGTGATCGAGGCGTTCCGCTACCTGCCGATCGCGACGGTGTCCGCGCTGCGCGAACTCAGTTCGATCTTCGCGGTGCTGATCGGCTGGCTGTTTCTGCGCGAGCGGCTGACCGCGCGGCGCGTGGTCGCCTGCGCGCTCGTCACGTGCGGCGCGGTGTTGATACGGCTTTAA
- the phnE gene encoding phosphonate ABC transporter, permease protein PhnE — translation MPAADAAAQAAGVANRAAPSAPPAPKRSWVSLAGWAVLFVMLGAAWRGADMRPLDLFADSANMGQFARDFFPPDFGEWRTYVQEMLVTLAVALWGTALAIVCAVPCGLLSAHNLAPAWIRHPVRRLMDACRAINEMVFAMLFIVAVGLGPFAGVLALWVHTTGVLAKLFAEAVEAIDPRPAEGVRATGATPLDEIVYGVLPQVMPLWISYALYRFESNVRSAMVVGMVGAGGIGVVLYEEIRSFDYAQTCAVLIMVVAVVTAIDLVSAWLRQRVI, via the coding sequence CTGCCGGCGGCGGACGCCGCCGCGCAGGCCGCGGGCGTCGCGAACCGCGCGGCGCCGTCTGCGCCGCCCGCGCCGAAGCGCAGCTGGGTGTCGCTCGCGGGCTGGGCGGTGCTGTTCGTGATGCTCGGCGCGGCCTGGCGCGGCGCGGACATGCGCCCGCTCGACCTGTTCGCGGACTCCGCGAACATGGGCCAGTTCGCGCGCGATTTCTTCCCGCCGGACTTCGGCGAATGGCGCACCTACGTGCAGGAGATGCTGGTCACGCTCGCGGTCGCGCTGTGGGGCACCGCGCTCGCGATCGTCTGCGCGGTGCCGTGCGGGCTGCTGTCCGCGCACAATCTCGCGCCCGCGTGGATCCGCCATCCGGTGCGCCGTCTGATGGACGCGTGCCGCGCGATCAACGAAATGGTGTTCGCGATGCTGTTCATCGTCGCGGTCGGGCTTGGGCCGTTCGCGGGCGTGCTCGCGTTGTGGGTCCATACGACCGGCGTGCTCGCCAAGCTGTTCGCGGAAGCGGTCGAGGCGATCGACCCGCGCCCGGCCGAAGGCGTGCGCGCAACGGGCGCGACGCCGCTCGACGAGATCGTCTACGGCGTGCTGCCGCAGGTGATGCCGCTGTGGATCTCGTACGCGCTGTACCGCTTCGAATCGAACGTGCGCTCGGCGATGGTCGTCGGCATGGTCGGCGCGGGCGGCATCGGCGTCGTGCTGTACGAGGAGATCCGCTCGTTCGACTACGCGCAGACCTGCGCGGTGCTGATCATGGTCGTGGCCGTCGTCACCGCGATCGACCTGGTTTCCGCGTGGCTGCGCCAGCGCGTGATCTGA
- the phnD gene encoding phosphonate ABC transporter substrate-binding protein — MKLLRSLLATSVACVAFTGAAAHAEDVNFGIISTDSSAVLKQRWQPFIDDMNRQTGLTVKAFFATDYAGIIEGMRFNKVQIGYFGNASAMEAVDRSNGEVFAKILYANGDAGYKSVLITNVNSRFKTLDDVFRDTKDVTLGYGDPNSTSGTLFPGYYLFAQRNVPVNSTSFKTVLPSSHEANLLAVVNNKVDIATNNTEMLDTLKKQHPDRFAQVRVLWTSPLIPSDPLVWRKDLPEATKEKLRNFFYHYAKTDPHEKAVMANITGYGGFAPSTDAQLIPIRQIALFQQKQKIESDTKLSADDRKSQLAAIDAKLGALPAAPKE, encoded by the coding sequence ATGAAACTGCTTCGCTCCCTCCTCGCCACCAGCGTCGCCTGCGTCGCATTCACCGGCGCGGCCGCGCACGCCGAGGACGTGAATTTCGGCATTATCTCGACCGATTCGTCGGCGGTGCTGAAGCAACGCTGGCAGCCGTTCATCGACGACATGAACCGCCAGACCGGCCTCACCGTGAAGGCGTTCTTCGCGACCGACTACGCCGGCATCATCGAGGGGATGCGCTTCAACAAGGTGCAGATCGGCTACTTCGGCAACGCGTCCGCGATGGAAGCGGTCGATCGTTCGAATGGCGAAGTATTCGCGAAGATCCTGTACGCGAACGGCGACGCGGGCTACAAGTCGGTGCTGATCACGAACGTGAACAGCCGCTTCAAGACGCTCGACGACGTGTTCCGCGACACGAAGGACGTGACGCTCGGCTACGGCGATCCGAATTCGACGTCGGGCACGCTGTTTCCGGGCTACTACCTGTTCGCGCAGCGCAACGTGCCGGTGAACTCGACGTCGTTCAAGACGGTGCTGCCGTCGAGCCACGAGGCGAACCTGCTCGCGGTGGTGAACAACAAGGTCGACATCGCGACCAACAACACCGAAATGCTCGATACGCTGAAGAAGCAGCATCCGGACCGCTTCGCCCAGGTGCGCGTGCTGTGGACGTCGCCGCTGATCCCGTCCGATCCGCTCGTGTGGCGCAAGGACCTGCCGGAAGCGACGAAGGAGAAGCTGCGCAACTTCTTCTACCACTACGCGAAGACCGATCCGCACGAGAAGGCCGTGATGGCGAACATCACCGGCTACGGCGGTTTCGCGCCGTCGACCGACGCGCAGTTGATCCCGATCCGCCAGATCGCGCTGTTCCAGCAGAAGCAGAAGATCGAGAGCGACACGAAGCTGTCCGCCGACGATCGCAAGAGCCAGCTCGCGGCGATCGACGCGAAGCTCGGCGCGCTGCCGGCGGCTCCGAAAGAATGA
- the phnC gene encoding phosphonate ABC transporter ATP-binding protein, which translates to MDAIRIERLSKTFGNGRKALDEIGLRIGAGEMVALIGASGSGKSTLLRHIAGFVAADPQPSQIEILGRPIQQNGRIVREVRHIRRDIGFVFQQFNLVNRLTVETNVLIGALARLPLWRRMTGRFPRAERELSLRALGEVGIDAHAYERAANLSGGQQQRAAIARALVQRAQLILADEPIASLDPESSRRVMDLLRTLNANHQLTVVVSLHQVDIAMAYCPRTIALRDGRIVYDGPSAALTPALLQQLYGSAARELLDTGHAGGIAPAAFDAQRTAA; encoded by the coding sequence ATGGACGCCATACGCATCGAACGCCTGTCGAAAACTTTCGGCAACGGCCGCAAGGCACTCGACGAAATCGGTCTGCGCATCGGCGCGGGCGAAATGGTCGCGCTGATCGGCGCGTCCGGCTCCGGCAAATCGACGCTGCTGCGGCACATCGCCGGCTTCGTCGCGGCCGATCCGCAACCTTCGCAGATCGAAATTCTCGGACGGCCGATCCAGCAGAACGGCCGCATCGTCCGCGAGGTGCGGCACATCCGGCGCGACATCGGCTTCGTGTTCCAGCAGTTCAATCTCGTCAACCGCCTGACGGTCGAAACGAACGTGCTGATCGGCGCGCTCGCGCGGCTGCCGCTGTGGCGTCGCATGACCGGCCGCTTTCCGCGCGCGGAGCGCGAACTGTCGCTGCGCGCGCTCGGCGAGGTCGGCATCGACGCGCACGCGTACGAACGCGCGGCGAACCTGTCCGGCGGCCAGCAGCAGCGCGCGGCCATCGCGCGCGCGCTCGTGCAGCGCGCGCAGCTGATCCTCGCCGACGAGCCGATCGCGTCGCTCGACCCCGAATCGTCGCGCCGCGTGATGGACCTGCTGCGCACGCTGAACGCGAACCACCAGTTGACGGTGGTCGTATCGCTGCACCAGGTCGACATCGCGATGGCGTATTGCCCGCGCACGATCGCGCTGCGCGACGGCCGCATCGTGTACGACGGGCCGTCGGCCGCCTTGACGCCCGCCCTGCTTCAGCAACTGTACGGCAGCGCCGCGCGCGAGCTGCTCGACACCGGCCACGCGGGCGGCATCGCGCCGGCCGCGTTCGACGCGCAACGCACCGCCGCCTGA
- a CDS encoding M14 family zinc carboxypeptidase, whose product MPSFLPDSFAEYEDLKVLLDAGRPWFDIHSVGETRVHGRAFELYVASVGARDANAPAIGFFGGIHGLERIGTQLVLDYMRTLIARLGWDDLLMRQLESVRLVFMPIVNPGGMWQATRANPHGVDLMRNAPQDADDRVPFLAGGQRIGSWLPWYRGRRGAPMEPEAAALLKVVDDELALRPLSIALDCHSGYGWNDSIWFPYARTRQLMRHLPEMYALKTMFENAHPHHGYTFEPQSHQYLLHGDLWDCAYDRAPAQHVFLPLTLELGSWLWIKKNPRQILSRQGIFNPLIAHRTARVLRRHASLFEFLTRAAYSAAHWLPEGGRRQQLLQTAIGHWYRRPGP is encoded by the coding sequence ATGCCCAGCTTCCTGCCCGACAGCTTCGCCGAGTACGAGGACCTCAAGGTGCTCCTCGACGCCGGCCGCCCGTGGTTCGATATCCATAGCGTCGGCGAAACGCGGGTGCATGGGCGCGCGTTCGAACTGTACGTCGCGAGCGTCGGCGCGCGCGACGCGAACGCGCCCGCGATCGGCTTCTTCGGCGGCATCCACGGGCTGGAGCGGATCGGCACGCAACTGGTGCTCGACTACATGCGCACGCTGATCGCGCGGCTCGGCTGGGACGACCTGCTGATGCGGCAGCTCGAATCGGTGCGGCTCGTGTTCATGCCGATCGTGAATCCGGGCGGCATGTGGCAGGCGACGCGCGCGAATCCGCACGGCGTCGATCTGATGCGCAACGCGCCGCAGGACGCCGACGACCGCGTGCCGTTCCTCGCGGGCGGCCAGCGGATCGGCTCGTGGCTGCCGTGGTATCGCGGCCGGCGCGGCGCGCCGATGGAGCCGGAGGCGGCGGCGCTGCTGAAGGTGGTCGACGACGAACTGGCGCTGCGCCCGCTCAGCATCGCGCTCGACTGCCACTCGGGCTACGGCTGGAACGACAGCATCTGGTTTCCGTATGCGCGCACGCGGCAGTTGATGCGTCATCTGCCGGAAATGTACGCGCTGAAAACGATGTTCGAGAACGCGCATCCGCATCACGGCTACACGTTCGAGCCGCAGAGCCACCAATATCTGCTGCACGGCGACCTGTGGGACTGCGCGTACGACCGTGCGCCCGCGCAGCACGTATTCCTGCCGCTGACGCTCGAACTCGGCTCGTGGCTGTGGATCAAGAAGAACCCGCGGCAGATCCTGTCGCGCCAGGGCATCTTCAATCCGTTGATCGCGCATCGCACCGCGCGCGTGCTGCGGCGTCACGCAAGCCTGTTCGAGTTCCTGACGCGCGCCGCCTATTCGGCCGCGCACTGGCTGCCGGAAGGCGGCCGGAGGCAGCAGCTGCTGCAGACCGCGATCGGCCACTGGTACCGGCGGCCAGGGCCATGA